The genomic segment CACCGCCCGCAGTTCCCACACCGGCGGGGTGAACGTGTGCATGGGTGACGGGAGCGTCCGGTTCGTCTTCGACAGCATCACCCTGTCGACCTGGCAGGCGCTGGGCACGCGGGCCAATGGCGAGGTCATCAGCGACCACTGATCTCGATGCCCCTGTGTGCGTCTACGAGGCCGCGTACCCGGTCGGGTACGCGGCCGTTCGGTCGGGCGCTGTCGTGGTCAATCGCGGTCCGCGCTTACCTGAAGGCCGCGATTGGCGGCCGGGTTCTTCTCCCGAACGGCAAAATAGCACGGGTGATCGCGGACGAGATCAGGTCCGCTCCGAAAGCGAAGTGGGCAACTATTACCTCGGCAAGGAAGTTGCTCAAGGTGTAACATAAAAGGGGCCTCGTAGTGGCCCCGATCGGTCTCACCATCGTCCGCTGAGCGGCTGCGTCATGGCGATCACATTGCCGGATTCTCGTGGGCTGTCCGACGAAGTCCTGCAGGCGTTGCGCCTGCGCGCGTTGCACGGGATCGAGTCCGGGTTCTCGCAAGCCGATGTGGCCCGGTTGCTGGGTGTCGCGGGTGAAACCGTGTCGCGCTGGTGGACGGCCTACACGGCGGGTGGGCTGCAGGCCCTGCCCCAGGAGCGCACCGGGCGACCGGTGGGAACCGGGCGCACCCTCTCCGACGAGCAAGGGGCCCACCTGCAACTACTGCTCGACACCAAGAGCCCGTCGGATCTGGGGATCGCCGCGCCCGTGTGGAACCGTCGCGCGGTTCGCGACCTGATCCTCAACGAGTACGGGCTCCGGGTGCCGATTCGCACCGTGGGGGAATACTTGCGGCGCTGGGGCTATACGGCCAAGAAGCCGTCCCGCCACGCCCGCAAGCAAGATCCCGACGAGGTGCGTGAGTGGCTCGAGCAGACGTATCCGGCCATTGAAAAGCTGGCTCGGGCGGAACGGGCCACCATGTTCTGGTGCGATGAGACCGGGACGGCCGCCGACGCGTATCCCGGTTACGGGTACGCCCGCGAGGGCCAACGGGCGACGATCGAGGTTCCCGATCCGCACATCCGGATGAACATGGTCTCCGGGATCAGTAACACGGGCGATGTGCGGTTCCTGACGTATTCCGGCACGATGACGGCCGAGCGGTTCATCACGTTCCTGAAGCAGTTGCTGACGACCGTGCCGGGTACGATCTTCGTGATCGTGGACAACTTGCCCGCCCACGCCAAGGATGCGGTCGTCGCTTGGGTCCAACAGCATGAGGATCGGCTCGCCGTGTTTTATCTGCCCCGGTACAGTCCCGAATTGAACCCCGACGAGTATCTCAACAACGACCTGAAGGGGCAGGTGCATGACGCCGGCTTGCCCGACACGAGCAAAACCCTGCGCTC from the Frigoriglobus tundricola genome contains:
- a CDS encoding IS630 family transposase — translated: MAITLPDSRGLSDEVLQALRLRALHGIESGFSQADVARLLGVAGETVSRWWTAYTAGGLQALPQERTGRPVGTGRTLSDEQGAHLQLLLDTKSPSDLGIAAPVWNRRAVRDLILNEYGLRVPIRTVGEYLRRWGYTAKKPSRHARKQDPDEVREWLEQTYPAIEKLARAERATMFWCDETGTAADAYPGYGYAREGQRATIEVPDPHIRMNMVSGISNTGDVRFLTYSGTMTAERFITFLKQLLTTVPGTIFVIVDNLPAHAKDAVVAWVQQHEDRLAVFYLPRYSPELNPDEYLNNDLKGQVHDAGLPDTSKTLRSRIQRFMHKLLMLPKHVMSYFLHPKVNYCASG